From a single Theropithecus gelada isolate Dixy chromosome 10, Tgel_1.0, whole genome shotgun sequence genomic region:
- the AIFM3 gene encoding apoptosis-inducing factor 3 isoform X2: MGGCFSKPKPGADLPTVELKIEVVLPEKERGKEELSASGKGSPRAYQGNGTARHFHTEERLPTPHPYPSPQDCVEAAVCHVKDLENGQMREVELGWGKVLLVKDNGEFHALGHKCPHYGAPLVKGVLSRGRVRCPWHGACFNISTGDLEDFPGLDSLHKFQVKIEKEKVYVRASKQALQLQRRTKVMAKCISPSAGYSSSTNVLIVGAGAAGLVCAETLRQEGFSDRIVLCTLDRHLPYDRPKLSKSLDTQPEQLALRPKEFFRAYGIEVLTEAQVVTVDVRNKKVVFKDGFKLEYSKLLLAPGSSPRTLSCKGKEMENVFTIRTPEDANRVVRLARGRNVVIVGAGFLGMEVAAYLTEKAHSVSVVELEETPFRRFLGERVGRALMKMFENNRVKFYMQTEVSELRGQEGKLKEVVLKSSKVVRADVCVVGIGAVAATGFLRQSGIGLDSRGFIPVNKMMQTNVPGVFAAGDAVTFPLAWRNNRKVNIPHWQMAHAQGRVAAQNMLAQEAEMNTVPYLWTAMFGKSLRYAGYGEGFDDVIIQGDLEELKFVAFYTKGDEVIAVASMNYDPIVSKVAEVLASGRAIRKREVETGDMSWLTGKGS, from the exons ATGGGTGGCTGTTTCTCCAAGCCCAAACCAG GCGCTGACTTGCCCACAGTGGAGCTCAAGATCGAGGTGGTGCTGCCTGAGAAGGAACGAGGCAAGGAGGAGCTGTCGGCCAGTGGGAAGGGCAGCCCCCGGGCCTACCAGGGCAACGGCACGGCCCGCCACTTCCACACGGAGGAGCGTCTGCCCACCCCTCACCCCTACCCCAGCCCTCAGGATTGTGTGGAGGCTGCTGTCTGCCACGTCAAGGATCTCGAGAATGGCCA GATGCGGGAAGTGGAGCTGGGCTGGGGGAAGGTGTTGCTGGTGAAGGACAATGGGGAGTTCCACGCCCTGGGCCATAAGTGTCCGCACTACGGCGCACCCCTGGTGAAAG GCGTTCTGTCCCGTGGTCGGGTGCGCTGCCCCTGGCACGGTGCCTGCTTCAACATCAGCACTGGGGACCTGGAGGACTTCCCCGGCCTGGATAGTCTGCACAAGTTCCAG GTGAAGATTGAGAAGGAGAAGGTGTACGTCCGGGCCAGCAAGCAG GCCCTACAGCTGCAGCGAAGGACCAAGGTGATGGCCAAGTGtatctccccaagtgctgggtaCAGCAGTAGCACCAATGTGCTCATTGTGGGCGCAG GTGCAGCTGGCCTGGTGTGTGCAGAGACACTGCGGCAGGAGGGCTTTTCCGACCGGATCGTTCTGTGCACGCTAGACCGGCACCTTCCCTATGACCGTCCCAAGCTCAGCAAG TCCCTGGACACACAGCCTGAGCAGCTGGCCCTGAGGCCCAAGGAGTTTTTCCGAGCCTATGGCATCGAGGTGCTCACCGAGGCTCAG GTGGTCACAGTGGATGTGAGAAACAAGAAGGTCGTGTTCAAGGATGGCTTCAAGCTGGAGTACAGCAAGCTGCTGCTGGCGCCAGGGAGCAG CCCCAGGACTCTGAGCTgcaaaggcaaagaaatggagAACGTGTTCACCATCCGGACGCCAGAGGATGCCAATCGCGTGGTGAGGCTGGCCCGAGGCCGCAATGTGGTCATCGTGGGAGCCGGCTTCCTGG GGATGGAGGTGGCCGCTTACCTGACGGAGAAGGCCCACTCCGTGTCTGTGGTGGAGCTGGAGGAGACGCCCTTCAGGAGGTTCTTGGGGGAGCGCGTGGGTCGTGCCCTCATGAAG ATGTTTGAGAACAACCGGGTGAAGTTCTACATGCAGACTGAGGTGTCAGAGCTGCGGGGCCAGGAGGGAAAG CTGAAGGAGGTTGTGCTGAAGAGCAGCAAGGTCGTGCGGGCTGACGTCTGCGTGGTGGGCATTG GTGCAGTGGCCGCCACAGGCTTCCTGAGGCAGAGCGGCATCGGTCTGGATTCCCGAGGCTTCATCCCTGTCAACAAG ATGATGCAGACCAATGTCCCAGGCGTGTTCGCAGCTGGTGACGCCGTCACCTTCCCCCTTGCCTGGAGGAACAACCGGAAAGTGAACATTCCACATTGGCAGATGGCTCATGCTCAGG GGCGCGTGGCAGCCCAGAACATGTTGGCGCAGGAAGCGGAGATGAACACCGTGCCCTACCTCTGGACCGCCATGTTTGGCAAGAGCCTGCGCTACGCGG GCTACGGAGAAGGCTTCGACGACGTCATCATCCAGGGGGATCTGGAGGAGCTGAAGTTTGTGGCTTTTTACACTAA
- the AIFM3 gene encoding apoptosis-inducing factor 3 isoform X4, which translates to MGGALGLRQLPICAPACWPSSGHSPWVAVSPSPNQWSSRSRWCCLRRNEARRSCRPVGRAAPGPTRATARPATSTRRSVCPPLTPTPALRIVWRLLSATSRISRMASVLSRGRVRCPWHGACFNISTGDLEDFPGLDSLHKFQVKIEKEKVYVRASKQALQLQRRTKVMAKCISPSAGYSSSTNVLIVGAGAAGLVCAETLRQEGFSDRIVLCTLDRHLPYDRPKLSKSLDTQPEQLALRPKEFFRAYGIEVLTEAQVVTVDVRNKKVVFKDGFKLEYSKLLLAPGSSPRTLSCKGKEMENVFTIRTPEDANRVVRLARGRNVVIVGAGFLGMEVAAYLTEKAHSVSVVELEETPFRRFLGERVGRALMKMFENNRVKFYMQTEVSELRGQEGKLKEVVLKSSKVVRADVCVVGIGAVAATGFLRQSGIGLDSRGFIPVNKMMQTNVPGVFAAGDAVTFPLAWRNNRKVNIPHWQMAHAQGRVAAQNMLAQEAEMNTVPYLWTAMFGKSLRYAGYGEGFDDVIIQGDLEELKFVAFYTKGDEVIAVASMNYDPIVSKVAEVLASGRAIRKREVETGDMSWLTGKGS; encoded by the exons ATGGGGGGCGCCCTAGGCCTCCGACAGCTCCCCATCTGTGCTCCTGCCTGCTGGCCATCTTCAGGCCACTCACCATGGGTGGCTGTTTCTCCAAGCCCAAACCAG TGGAGCTCAAGATCGAGGTGGTGCTGCCTGAGAAGGAACGAGGCAAGGAGGAGCTGTCGGCCAGTGGGAAGGGCAGCCCCCGGGCCTACCAGGGCAACGGCACGGCCCGCCACTTCCACACGGAGGAGCGTCTGCCCACCCCTCACCCCTACCCCAGCCCTCAGGATTGTGTGGAGGCTGCTGTCTGCCACGTCAAGGATCTCGAGAATGGCCA GCGTTCTGTCCCGTGGTCGGGTGCGCTGCCCCTGGCACGGTGCCTGCTTCAACATCAGCACTGGGGACCTGGAGGACTTCCCCGGCCTGGATAGTCTGCACAAGTTCCAG GTGAAGATTGAGAAGGAGAAGGTGTACGTCCGGGCCAGCAAGCAG GCCCTACAGCTGCAGCGAAGGACCAAGGTGATGGCCAAGTGtatctccccaagtgctgggtaCAGCAGTAGCACCAATGTGCTCATTGTGGGCGCAG GTGCAGCTGGCCTGGTGTGTGCAGAGACACTGCGGCAGGAGGGCTTTTCCGACCGGATCGTTCTGTGCACGCTAGACCGGCACCTTCCCTATGACCGTCCCAAGCTCAGCAAG TCCCTGGACACACAGCCTGAGCAGCTGGCCCTGAGGCCCAAGGAGTTTTTCCGAGCCTATGGCATCGAGGTGCTCACCGAGGCTCAG GTGGTCACAGTGGATGTGAGAAACAAGAAGGTCGTGTTCAAGGATGGCTTCAAGCTGGAGTACAGCAAGCTGCTGCTGGCGCCAGGGAGCAG CCCCAGGACTCTGAGCTgcaaaggcaaagaaatggagAACGTGTTCACCATCCGGACGCCAGAGGATGCCAATCGCGTGGTGAGGCTGGCCCGAGGCCGCAATGTGGTCATCGTGGGAGCCGGCTTCCTGG GGATGGAGGTGGCCGCTTACCTGACGGAGAAGGCCCACTCCGTGTCTGTGGTGGAGCTGGAGGAGACGCCCTTCAGGAGGTTCTTGGGGGAGCGCGTGGGTCGTGCCCTCATGAAG ATGTTTGAGAACAACCGGGTGAAGTTCTACATGCAGACTGAGGTGTCAGAGCTGCGGGGCCAGGAGGGAAAG CTGAAGGAGGTTGTGCTGAAGAGCAGCAAGGTCGTGCGGGCTGACGTCTGCGTGGTGGGCATTG GTGCAGTGGCCGCCACAGGCTTCCTGAGGCAGAGCGGCATCGGTCTGGATTCCCGAGGCTTCATCCCTGTCAACAAG ATGATGCAGACCAATGTCCCAGGCGTGTTCGCAGCTGGTGACGCCGTCACCTTCCCCCTTGCCTGGAGGAACAACCGGAAAGTGAACATTCCACATTGGCAGATGGCTCATGCTCAGG GGCGCGTGGCAGCCCAGAACATGTTGGCGCAGGAAGCGGAGATGAACACCGTGCCCTACCTCTGGACCGCCATGTTTGGCAAGAGCCTGCGCTACGCGG GCTACGGAGAAGGCTTCGACGACGTCATCATCCAGGGGGATCTGGAGGAGCTGAAGTTTGTGGCTTTTTACACTAA
- the AIFM3 gene encoding apoptosis-inducing factor 3 isoform X1, translating to MGGCFSKPKPVELKIEVVLPEKERGKEELSASGKGSPRAYQGNGTARHFHTEERLPTPHPYPSPQDCVEAAVCHVKDLENGQMREVELGWGKVLLVKDNGEFHALGHKCPHYGAPLVKGVLSRGRVRCPWHGACFNISTGDLEDFPGLDSLHKFQVKIEKEKVYVRASKQALQLQRRTKVMAKCISPSAGYSSSTNVLIVGAGAAGLVCAETLRQEGFSDRIVLCTLDRHLPYDRPKLSKSLDTQPEQLALRPKEFFRAYGIEVLTEAQVVTVDVRNKKVVFKDGFKLEYSKLLLAPGSSPRTLSCKGKEMENVFTIRTPEDANRVVRLARGRNVVIVGAGFLGMEVAAYLTEKAHSVSVVELEETPFRRFLGERVGRALMKMFENNRVKFYMQTEVSELRGQEGKLKEVVLKSSKVVRADVCVVGIGAVAATGFLRQSGIGLDSRGFIPVNKMMQTNVPGVFAAGDAVTFPLAWRNNRKVNIPHWQMAHAQGRVAAQNMLAQEAEMNTVPYLWTAMFGKSLRYAGYGEGFDDVIIQGDLEELKFVAFYTKGDEVIAVASMNYDPIVSKVAEVLASGRAIRKREVELFVLHSKTGDMSWLTGKGS from the exons ATGGGTGGCTGTTTCTCCAAGCCCAAACCAG TGGAGCTCAAGATCGAGGTGGTGCTGCCTGAGAAGGAACGAGGCAAGGAGGAGCTGTCGGCCAGTGGGAAGGGCAGCCCCCGGGCCTACCAGGGCAACGGCACGGCCCGCCACTTCCACACGGAGGAGCGTCTGCCCACCCCTCACCCCTACCCCAGCCCTCAGGATTGTGTGGAGGCTGCTGTCTGCCACGTCAAGGATCTCGAGAATGGCCA GATGCGGGAAGTGGAGCTGGGCTGGGGGAAGGTGTTGCTGGTGAAGGACAATGGGGAGTTCCACGCCCTGGGCCATAAGTGTCCGCACTACGGCGCACCCCTGGTGAAAG GCGTTCTGTCCCGTGGTCGGGTGCGCTGCCCCTGGCACGGTGCCTGCTTCAACATCAGCACTGGGGACCTGGAGGACTTCCCCGGCCTGGATAGTCTGCACAAGTTCCAG GTGAAGATTGAGAAGGAGAAGGTGTACGTCCGGGCCAGCAAGCAG GCCCTACAGCTGCAGCGAAGGACCAAGGTGATGGCCAAGTGtatctccccaagtgctgggtaCAGCAGTAGCACCAATGTGCTCATTGTGGGCGCAG GTGCAGCTGGCCTGGTGTGTGCAGAGACACTGCGGCAGGAGGGCTTTTCCGACCGGATCGTTCTGTGCACGCTAGACCGGCACCTTCCCTATGACCGTCCCAAGCTCAGCAAG TCCCTGGACACACAGCCTGAGCAGCTGGCCCTGAGGCCCAAGGAGTTTTTCCGAGCCTATGGCATCGAGGTGCTCACCGAGGCTCAG GTGGTCACAGTGGATGTGAGAAACAAGAAGGTCGTGTTCAAGGATGGCTTCAAGCTGGAGTACAGCAAGCTGCTGCTGGCGCCAGGGAGCAG CCCCAGGACTCTGAGCTgcaaaggcaaagaaatggagAACGTGTTCACCATCCGGACGCCAGAGGATGCCAATCGCGTGGTGAGGCTGGCCCGAGGCCGCAATGTGGTCATCGTGGGAGCCGGCTTCCTGG GGATGGAGGTGGCCGCTTACCTGACGGAGAAGGCCCACTCCGTGTCTGTGGTGGAGCTGGAGGAGACGCCCTTCAGGAGGTTCTTGGGGGAGCGCGTGGGTCGTGCCCTCATGAAG ATGTTTGAGAACAACCGGGTGAAGTTCTACATGCAGACTGAGGTGTCAGAGCTGCGGGGCCAGGAGGGAAAG CTGAAGGAGGTTGTGCTGAAGAGCAGCAAGGTCGTGCGGGCTGACGTCTGCGTGGTGGGCATTG GTGCAGTGGCCGCCACAGGCTTCCTGAGGCAGAGCGGCATCGGTCTGGATTCCCGAGGCTTCATCCCTGTCAACAAG ATGATGCAGACCAATGTCCCAGGCGTGTTCGCAGCTGGTGACGCCGTCACCTTCCCCCTTGCCTGGAGGAACAACCGGAAAGTGAACATTCCACATTGGCAGATGGCTCATGCTCAGG GGCGCGTGGCAGCCCAGAACATGTTGGCGCAGGAAGCGGAGATGAACACCGTGCCCTACCTCTGGACCGCCATGTTTGGCAAGAGCCTGCGCTACGCGG GCTACGGAGAAGGCTTCGACGACGTCATCATCCAGGGGGATCTGGAGGAGCTGAAGTTTGTGGCTTTTTACACTAA
- the AIFM3 gene encoding apoptosis-inducing factor 3 isoform X3, with protein MGGCFSKPKPVELKIEVVLPEKERGKEELSASGKGSPRAYQGNGTARHFHTEERLPTPHPYPSPQDCVEAAVCHVKDLENGQMREVELGWGKVLLVKDNGEFHALGHKCPHYGAPLVKGVLSRGRVRCPWHGACFNISTGDLEDFPGLDSLHKFQVKIEKEKVYVRASKQALQLQRRTKVMAKCISPSAGYSSSTNVLIVGAGAAGLVCAETLRQEGFSDRIVLCTLDRHLPYDRPKLSKSLDTQPEQLALRPKEFFRAYGIEVLTEAQVVTVDVRNKKVVFKDGFKLEYSKLLLAPGSSPRTLSCKGKEMENVFTIRTPEDANRVVRLARGRNVVIVGAGFLGMEVAAYLTEKAHSVSVVELEETPFRRFLGERVGRALMKMFENNRVKFYMQTEVSELRGQEGKLKEVVLKSSKVVRADVCVVGIGAVAATGFLRQSGIGLDSRGFIPVNKMMQTNVPGVFAAGDAVTFPLAWRNNRKVNIPHWQMAHAQGRVAAQNMLAQEAEMNTVPYLWTAMFGKSLRYAGYGEGFDDVIIQGDLEELKFVAFYTKGDEVIAVASMNYDPIVSKVAEVLASGRAIRKREVETGDMSWLTGKGS; from the exons ATGGGTGGCTGTTTCTCCAAGCCCAAACCAG TGGAGCTCAAGATCGAGGTGGTGCTGCCTGAGAAGGAACGAGGCAAGGAGGAGCTGTCGGCCAGTGGGAAGGGCAGCCCCCGGGCCTACCAGGGCAACGGCACGGCCCGCCACTTCCACACGGAGGAGCGTCTGCCCACCCCTCACCCCTACCCCAGCCCTCAGGATTGTGTGGAGGCTGCTGTCTGCCACGTCAAGGATCTCGAGAATGGCCA GATGCGGGAAGTGGAGCTGGGCTGGGGGAAGGTGTTGCTGGTGAAGGACAATGGGGAGTTCCACGCCCTGGGCCATAAGTGTCCGCACTACGGCGCACCCCTGGTGAAAG GCGTTCTGTCCCGTGGTCGGGTGCGCTGCCCCTGGCACGGTGCCTGCTTCAACATCAGCACTGGGGACCTGGAGGACTTCCCCGGCCTGGATAGTCTGCACAAGTTCCAG GTGAAGATTGAGAAGGAGAAGGTGTACGTCCGGGCCAGCAAGCAG GCCCTACAGCTGCAGCGAAGGACCAAGGTGATGGCCAAGTGtatctccccaagtgctgggtaCAGCAGTAGCACCAATGTGCTCATTGTGGGCGCAG GTGCAGCTGGCCTGGTGTGTGCAGAGACACTGCGGCAGGAGGGCTTTTCCGACCGGATCGTTCTGTGCACGCTAGACCGGCACCTTCCCTATGACCGTCCCAAGCTCAGCAAG TCCCTGGACACACAGCCTGAGCAGCTGGCCCTGAGGCCCAAGGAGTTTTTCCGAGCCTATGGCATCGAGGTGCTCACCGAGGCTCAG GTGGTCACAGTGGATGTGAGAAACAAGAAGGTCGTGTTCAAGGATGGCTTCAAGCTGGAGTACAGCAAGCTGCTGCTGGCGCCAGGGAGCAG CCCCAGGACTCTGAGCTgcaaaggcaaagaaatggagAACGTGTTCACCATCCGGACGCCAGAGGATGCCAATCGCGTGGTGAGGCTGGCCCGAGGCCGCAATGTGGTCATCGTGGGAGCCGGCTTCCTGG GGATGGAGGTGGCCGCTTACCTGACGGAGAAGGCCCACTCCGTGTCTGTGGTGGAGCTGGAGGAGACGCCCTTCAGGAGGTTCTTGGGGGAGCGCGTGGGTCGTGCCCTCATGAAG ATGTTTGAGAACAACCGGGTGAAGTTCTACATGCAGACTGAGGTGTCAGAGCTGCGGGGCCAGGAGGGAAAG CTGAAGGAGGTTGTGCTGAAGAGCAGCAAGGTCGTGCGGGCTGACGTCTGCGTGGTGGGCATTG GTGCAGTGGCCGCCACAGGCTTCCTGAGGCAGAGCGGCATCGGTCTGGATTCCCGAGGCTTCATCCCTGTCAACAAG ATGATGCAGACCAATGTCCCAGGCGTGTTCGCAGCTGGTGACGCCGTCACCTTCCCCCTTGCCTGGAGGAACAACCGGAAAGTGAACATTCCACATTGGCAGATGGCTCATGCTCAGG GGCGCGTGGCAGCCCAGAACATGTTGGCGCAGGAAGCGGAGATGAACACCGTGCCCTACCTCTGGACCGCCATGTTTGGCAAGAGCCTGCGCTACGCGG GCTACGGAGAAGGCTTCGACGACGTCATCATCCAGGGGGATCTGGAGGAGCTGAAGTTTGTGGCTTTTTACACTAA